One genomic segment of Helianthus annuus cultivar XRQ/B chromosome 14, HanXRQr2.0-SUNRISE, whole genome shotgun sequence includes these proteins:
- the LOC110906658 gene encoding uncharacterized protein LOC110906658 produces the protein MGNLIGTCCMASKESFVKVIYWEGNTKTLTGRRRLAGEIMFEFPESMVCDADRFFIGHAIPALAIDDQLIPGKTYLVLPLDIFSTEILSVSSISAFVALNHRRTAADLKDGPLEYINGSNGSILMKVKPEFMARHLSCRGGHGNDQENDVTSIHAPTSLCSTPELQKEYKQLVRSKDQTWSPNLDTISEANKIRYSPYRIIGLE, from the coding sequence ATGGGAAATCTAATAGGTACTTGTTGCATGGCAAGCAAAGAGTCTTTTGTGAAAGTTATATATTGGGAAGGGAACACCAAAACCCTAACTGGGAGAAGAAGATTAGCTGGCGAGATCATGTTTGAGTTCCCAGAAAGCATGGTGTGTGATGCCGATCGCTTCTTTATCGGCCACGCGATACCAGCTTTGGCCATTGATGACCAGCTCATTCCCGGCAAAACCTATCTCGTTCTTCCACTTGATATCTTCTCTACCGAGATCCTCTCAGTTTCTTCCATATCTGCCTTTGTTGCGCTGAACCATAGGCGTACTGCAGCCGATCTCAAGGATGGTCCTTTAGAGTACATAAATGGATCAAATGGGAGTATTTTGATGAAGGTGAAACCTGAGTTTATGGCAAGACATCTTAGTTGTAGAGGTGGTCATGGTAATGATCAAGAAAATGATGTTACAAGCATTCATGCGCCTACTAGTTTGTGTAGTACGCCTGAGTTACAGAAGGAGTATAAGCAGTTGGTTAGATCTAAGGATCAAACATGGTCACCTAATCTTGATACCATTTCAGAAGCTAATAAAATTAGGTATTCTCCTTATAGAATCATAGGGTTGGAGTAG